From a single Intestinibaculum porci genomic region:
- a CDS encoding SAM hydrolase/SAM-dependent halogenase family protein: MNALIFQSDFGLGDGAVNAMYGVAHSVSPDLSIYDLTHDITPYDIWEASYRLVQSVNYWNPGTVFVSVVDPGVGSDRLSIVAKTKTGQYIVTPDNGTLTHLKLRLGIEEVRIIDESINRLANSDESYTFYGRDVYAYTGARLAAGVITFEEVGPLMNVEDIIELPTKEPSLEEGQVTGVIDILDVRFGSLWSNIPKALFKQLDIHFGDRVEVTISNGHRTLFKNTMIYAKSFADVYVGEALVYVNSLDNMAVAINQGSFARAYNIGTGTNWQITLKKTK; the protein is encoded by the coding sequence ATGAATGCACTTATTTTCCAGTCAGATTTTGGCTTAGGTGATGGCGCCGTGAATGCCATGTATGGCGTCGCTCACAGCGTCTCACCAGACTTATCCATTTATGATCTGACGCATGATATCACGCCATACGATATCTGGGAAGCCAGCTATCGTCTTGTCCAGAGTGTCAATTACTGGAATCCTGGAACAGTTTTTGTATCCGTCGTTGATCCCGGCGTTGGCAGTGATCGCTTAAGCATCGTCGCCAAAACAAAAACGGGGCAATATATTGTCACACCGGATAATGGCACACTGACGCATTTAAAATTACGTTTAGGCATTGAAGAAGTACGGATTATTGATGAATCCATTAACCGCTTAGCGAACTCTGATGAATCCTATACCTTCTATGGCCGTGATGTCTATGCTTATACCGGCGCCCGTTTAGCAGCTGGTGTGATCACTTTTGAAGAAGTAGGCCCATTAATGAATGTCGAAGATATTATTGAATTACCAACCAAAGAACCTTCCTTAGAAGAAGGACAGGTTACCGGTGTCATTGATATCTTAGATGTCCGTTTTGGTTCGTTGTGGAGTAATATCCCTAAAGCTTTATTTAAACAGTTAGATATTCATTTTGGCGACCGTGTTGAAGTGACGATATCTAATGGCCATCGCACATTATTTAAAAACACGATGATCTATGCCAAATCCTTTGCGGATGTCTACGTCGGGGAAGCTCTTGTCTATGTCAATTCATTAGACAATATGGCCGTAGCCATCAATCAGGGGAGCTTTGCCCGCGCCTATAATATCGGCACTGGTACGAACTGGCAGATCACATTAAAGAAAACGAAGTAA
- a CDS encoding ECF-type riboflavin transporter substrate-binding protein, producing MNKKFGIKEVVAAGIGTALFVVLTTVQIPLGFIPNTALQPRVAVLAFFAAAFGPITGGIIGLLGHALGDALFYGSVWWSWVFPEALFGIVIGLFAKRFALKEGGFHKKNVILFNVVQVIASAVAWGVLAPLLDILIYAEPANKVFVQGVFAGIGDIIVVGILGSLLAYGYSKTVGKSSSLEREDD from the coding sequence ATGAATAAGAAATTTGGTATTAAAGAAGTTGTGGCAGCGGGGATCGGTACAGCTTTATTTGTCGTTTTAACAACCGTCCAGATTCCATTAGGTTTTATTCCTAATACAGCACTGCAGCCACGTGTTGCGGTTTTAGCCTTCTTTGCGGCGGCCTTTGGACCGATTACTGGCGGTATTATTGGTTTATTAGGACATGCCTTAGGAGATGCATTATTTTATGGTTCGGTCTGGTGGAGCTGGGTCTTTCCTGAAGCCTTATTTGGCATTGTCATTGGTTTATTCGCAAAACGTTTTGCGTTAAAAGAAGGCGGCTTCCATAAGAAGAACGTCATTTTGTTCAATGTTGTTCAGGTCATTGCCAGCGCTGTTGCCTGGGGCGTGTTAGCGCCTTTATTAGACATCCTGATTTATGCTGAACCTGCTAATAAAGTATTTGTCCAGGGCGTATTTGCTGGTATTGGTGATATTATTGTTGTTGGTATTTTAGGCTCTTTATTAGCTTATGGCTATTCAAAGACGGTTGGCAAATCTTCCAGCCTGGAAAGAGAAGATGATTAA
- a CDS encoding ABC transporter ATP-binding protein yields MAPIIEFKDFSFKYRAQKDYTLHDINLTINEGEKVLIIGPSGSGKSTLSQCLNGLIPHSYPGKMKGHLTVNGKNPKKAGIFGMSETVGTVLQDTDGQFIGLTVAEDIAFALENDCVKQEEMKKRVHDVAHRLSIEKLLDHRPNELSGGQKQRVSLAGVMVDDVDILLFDEPLANLDPATGKNTIELIDEIHKQTHKTIIIIEHRLEDVLYKDVDRIIMINDGRIVADMSSDALLASSLLEEAGIREPLYLTACKYAGVTITQDMHPSHIESFDVSRCKEALQKWYEKTPVKVKDNNNQTILSVKDVSFAYDAQNKVLEHVSFDIKEGEMVSIVGRNGAGKSTLSSLICGFMPLTEGQILLEGQDISPLSIRERGEKIGFVMQNPNHMISKSMIFEEVALGLEVRGVPKVEIEERVNETLRICGLYPFRNWPISALSFGQKKRMTIASILVLNPKILILDEPTAGQDFRHYTEIMEFLKMLNREHHVTIIMITHDMHLMLEYTHRALVLSEGHLLADASPAKVLTDKQLTQAAYLKRTSLYDLSKKCDLSDPSAFVERFIAYDEEARNHG; encoded by the coding sequence ATGGCACCCATTATTGAATTTAAAGATTTCTCATTTAAATATCGGGCCCAGAAAGATTATACGCTGCACGATATTAACTTAACCATTAACGAAGGTGAGAAGGTCCTCATTATCGGACCTTCCGGCTCCGGAAAATCGACTTTATCTCAGTGCCTTAATGGTCTGATTCCCCATTCTTATCCCGGGAAGATGAAAGGACATTTAACGGTGAACGGAAAGAATCCGAAAAAGGCAGGAATCTTTGGCATGTCCGAAACCGTCGGTACTGTCTTACAGGATACGGATGGACAGTTTATTGGCTTAACCGTTGCTGAAGATATTGCCTTTGCCTTAGAAAATGACTGCGTCAAGCAGGAGGAAATGAAAAAACGAGTGCATGACGTGGCGCATAGATTATCCATTGAAAAGCTTTTAGATCATCGTCCTAATGAACTTTCTGGCGGACAAAAACAAAGAGTCTCTTTAGCGGGCGTGATGGTTGATGATGTCGATATTTTATTATTCGATGAACCATTAGCGAACTTAGATCCGGCCACAGGAAAGAATACCATTGAACTGATTGATGAGATCCATAAACAAACCCATAAAACGATTATCATTATTGAACATCGTTTAGAAGATGTTCTTTATAAAGATGTAGATCGGATCATTATGATCAATGATGGCCGGATCGTCGCGGATATGAGCAGTGATGCTTTATTAGCTTCTTCTTTATTAGAAGAAGCGGGGATTCGTGAACCGCTGTATTTAACCGCCTGCAAATATGCTGGCGTGACGATTACCCAGGATATGCATCCATCCCATATTGAAAGTTTTGATGTGTCGCGCTGCAAAGAGGCATTACAGAAATGGTATGAAAAGACACCTGTAAAGGTGAAAGACAATAATAATCAAACGATTTTATCAGTAAAAGATGTCTCTTTCGCTTATGATGCACAAAATAAAGTTTTAGAGCATGTTAGTTTTGATATCAAAGAAGGAGAAATGGTCAGTATCGTCGGCCGTAATGGTGCCGGCAAATCAACGTTATCGAGTCTGATTTGCGGCTTTATGCCTTTAACAGAAGGACAAATTCTTTTAGAGGGTCAGGATATCAGTCCTTTATCTATTCGTGAACGTGGCGAAAAGATTGGCTTTGTAATGCAGAATCCTAACCATATGATCTCAAAAAGCATGATCTTTGAAGAAGTCGCTTTAGGCTTAGAAGTACGTGGCGTACCTAAAGTGGAAATTGAAGAAAGAGTTAATGAAACCCTCAGGATCTGTGGCCTTTATCCGTTTAGAAACTGGCCGATTTCAGCCTTAAGTTTTGGCCAGAAGAAACGTATGACCATCGCTTCGATCTTAGTCCTTAATCCGAAGATTCTGATTCTTGATGAACCAACAGCGGGACAGGATTTCAGACATTATACAGAGATTATGGAATTCTTGAAAATGTTAAATAGGGAACATCATGTCACGATCATTATGATCACGCATGATATGCATCTGATGCTGGAGTATACCCATAGAGCCTTGGTTTTATCAGAAGGCCATTTACTAGCGGATGCTTCACCAGCTAAAGTGTTGACTGATAAGCAGTTAACACAGGCCGCTTATTTAAAGCGAACATCACTCTATGACTTATCGAAAAAATGTGATCTGAGTGATCCTTCTGCATTTGTGGAAAGATTCATTGCTTATGATGAGGAGGCGAGAAACCATGGCTAA